In one Trichlorobacter lovleyi SZ genomic region, the following are encoded:
- the cobC gene encoding alpha-ribazole phosphatase — protein MTSMTRLYLIRHGQVQGFEQRRYNGHADVALTDLGVEQYHLLKDRLADSHISACYSSDLTRCKIGANIICEQFGIEPVHRSELRELNIGIWESLTWQEIQSRWPNEWQARLNDLVNYRVPEGENLLDVEARAMPVVREMLERHRGQELLLVGHGGLNRIILLNAIGAPLINMFNIEQNYGCLNIIDYYADGRATVKLLNG, from the coding sequence ATGACCAGCATGACCCGCCTCTACCTGATCCGCCATGGTCAGGTGCAAGGCTTTGAACAGCGCCGCTACAACGGACACGCCGATGTTGCCCTGACCGACCTGGGGGTTGAACAGTACCATCTGCTGAAGGATCGACTGGCTGACAGCCATATCTCGGCCTGCTACTCCAGCGACCTGACCCGCTGCAAGATCGGCGCAAACATCATCTGTGAACAGTTCGGGATAGAGCCGGTCCACCGTTCAGAGCTGCGCGAACTGAATATCGGTATCTGGGAAAGCCTGACCTGGCAGGAGATCCAGAGCCGCTGGCCCAATGAATGGCAGGCCCGCCTGAACGACCTGGTCAACTACCGGGTGCCGGAGGGGGAAAACCTGCTGGATGTGGAGGCCAGGGCCATGCCGGTGGTACGTGAAATGCTGGAACGCCATCGTGGGCAGGAACTGCTGTTGGTGGGACACGGCGGTCTGAACCGGATCATCCTCTTGAATGCCATCGGGGCACCGCTGATCAACATGTTCAACATTGAGCAGAACTACGGCTGCCTGAATATCATCGACTACTATGCCGACGGCCGGGCAACGGTCAAGTTGCTGAACGGCTAA
- a CDS encoding ComEA family DNA-binding protein, protein MRTLWIKVITTVVALTLSAAIGLAAEPAPKAAGGAKALAKTGPAKPADAKAPAAKQEPVDINSASDAELKAIPGLGDAYIAKIVVNRPYANKAQLVSRKVLPESVYEKIKDRIIAKQIKKEDKKADPKAAAKPEPKKK, encoded by the coding sequence ATGAGAACACTCTGGATCAAGGTTATCACCACCGTTGTTGCCCTAACCCTTTCTGCAGCCATTGGCCTTGCCGCAGAACCGGCCCCAAAAGCCGCGGGTGGTGCAAAGGCCCTGGCAAAGACCGGACCGGCCAAACCGGCTGACGCCAAGGCCCCGGCTGCCAAGCAGGAGCCGGTGGATATCAACAGCGCCAGCGATGCCGAACTGAAGGCCATCCCCGGGCTTGGCGACGCCTACATAGCCAAAATCGTGGTCAACCGCCCCTACGCCAACAAGGCCCAGCTGGTTTCCCGCAAGGTACTGCCGGAATCAGTCTACGAAAAGATCAAGGACCGGATCATCGCCAAGCAGATCAAGAAAGAGGATAAAAAGGCCGACCCCAAGGCAGCTGCCAAACCGGAACCAAAGAAGAAATAA